A DNA window from Nitrospira sp. contains the following coding sequences:
- a CDS encoding Glycosyltransferase involved in cell wall (biotransltable=11; MaGe:77309293), translating to MNDHPLVSVVIPTVNRPQLVVRAVRSALAQTLQSIEVVVVIDGPDEKTEKVLAALDESRLLVKLLLQSQGAAQARNAGVGAARSQWIAFLDDDDEWHPRKLEVQLRAAQQSTFKDPIIACRFIKRSDIDDVVLPRRLPVSGEPMSEYLFRRTRLCGGEGLVQTSTVFTTKNLLQTVPFRAEARRHDDLDWLVRATARGERVVEFAPFSEPLAIWHRPEHLETMSSRKDWRFSLSWAQRNRQLMTSQAYASFLLTWLSANAIEQGDRSAFWPLLKNACRFGASSVLDACVFAGIWLMPQGLRRWLAGKSIKGTA from the coding sequence ATGAACGATCATCCGCTGGTATCAGTCGTGATCCCGACAGTCAACCGGCCGCAATTAGTCGTGCGCGCGGTTCGGAGCGCGTTGGCGCAAACGCTGCAATCGATCGAAGTGGTCGTGGTCATTGATGGGCCCGATGAGAAAACGGAAAAGGTGCTTGCCGCGCTGGATGAGTCCAGGCTTCTGGTGAAGCTGCTGTTGCAGTCCCAGGGTGCTGCGCAGGCCCGTAACGCAGGCGTCGGAGCGGCTCGCAGTCAATGGATCGCCTTTCTCGACGATGACGACGAATGGCACCCACGCAAGCTTGAGGTCCAGTTGCGCGCCGCGCAACAATCCACGTTCAAGGATCCCATCATTGCATGCCGGTTCATCAAGCGAAGCGATATCGATGATGTGGTGCTGCCGCGGAGGCTGCCGGTGTCCGGCGAGCCCATGAGCGAATATTTGTTCCGCCGTACGCGCTTGTGTGGGGGAGAAGGCCTCGTGCAAACGTCTACGGTCTTTACGACCAAGAACCTGTTGCAGACAGTCCCGTTTCGAGCAGAGGCGCGAAGGCACGATGACCTCGACTGGCTTGTCCGGGCCACCGCGCGCGGCGAGAGAGTCGTTGAATTCGCGCCGTTTTCTGAGCCGCTTGCGATTTGGCACAGGCCGGAGCATCTGGAAACAATGAGCAGTCGGAAAGACTGGAGATTTTCGCTGTCTTGGGCGCAACGGAATCGCCAGTTGATGACCTCTCAAGCCTATGCCTCGTTCCTATTGACCTGGTTGAGCGCCAATGCGATTGAACAGGGGGACAGATCGGCATTCTGGCCGCTCTTGAAGAATGCCTGTCGTTTCGGGGCTTCCAGCGTGCTCGATGCCTGTGTGTTTGCCGGAATCTGGCTCATGCCTCAAGGCCTGCGGCGGTGGCTTGCCGGCAAGTCGATTAAGGGGACGGCGTAA
- a CDS encoding Cytochrome P450 (MaGe:77309294) has protein sequence MHRSWPAKNWLKMSSGDNVESAAQGPAGYPLVGHLPVFLYDKLGFLSRCAAVYGDVVKLNIGEPTYVLNHPEDVKHVLVINPDNYVKSPRMTSVSGKRLSGSGLLTSVGTAHLRQRRMMQPVFYRKVMESFSHTVTTGIAAMLDWWTDGMQIDLNQEMMGLAQENIVKTLLGPDADEDMPALLEAITVRRLYMEHVFFSPVPEWVPSRIGWAYRKAMRRIDDIVYRAIQSRRAHPTGGEDLLARLLRAQYDDGTGMTDQQVRDEAVTLFVTGYETIAEALTWTSYLLSQHPEIEAAFFTEVDGVLGRRPPSAEDLSRLTYTGMVLAESIRLYPPTWIFIRVALEEDKLPSGAVIPAGVKIYLCPYVMHRNPQYFSDPERFNPERFTETAKKERPQFAYFPFGGGARVCIGEHFAKMEAILTLTAIAQRFRLSLVPGQAIVPEPKMTLRPQNGIMMRLHRRD, from the coding sequence GTGCATCGGTCGTGGCCTGCGAAGAATTGGCTCAAGATGAGTAGCGGCGACAACGTCGAATCGGCGGCTCAGGGGCCGGCTGGTTACCCGCTTGTGGGGCATCTCCCGGTATTCTTATACGACAAGCTCGGCTTTCTCTCACGTTGTGCGGCTGTGTATGGCGATGTGGTCAAATTGAACATTGGCGAGCCGACGTATGTGCTCAATCATCCGGAAGACGTCAAGCATGTGTTGGTGATAAACCCGGATAACTATGTCAAATCGCCTCGCATGACCAGCGTGAGCGGGAAGCGGCTGTCGGGATCCGGCCTCTTGACCAGCGTGGGCACGGCGCATCTCAGGCAGCGGAGGATGATGCAGCCGGTGTTCTACCGGAAGGTCATGGAGTCTTTTTCGCACACGGTCACAACCGGAATCGCCGCCATGCTCGACTGGTGGACGGATGGCATGCAGATCGATCTCAACCAGGAAATGATGGGCCTGGCTCAAGAAAACATCGTTAAGACGTTGTTAGGACCGGATGCGGACGAGGACATGCCGGCGCTGCTAGAGGCCATTACGGTCAGGCGGCTGTATATGGAGCATGTGTTTTTTTCGCCGGTTCCCGAGTGGGTGCCGAGTCGGATCGGGTGGGCCTATCGCAAGGCGATGCGCCGGATCGACGACATCGTCTATCGCGCAATTCAGTCGCGCCGCGCGCATCCCACAGGCGGTGAGGATCTGCTCGCGCGGCTTCTTCGCGCGCAGTACGATGATGGGACCGGAATGACCGATCAGCAGGTTCGCGATGAGGCAGTGACCCTGTTTGTAACCGGGTATGAGACGATTGCGGAGGCGTTGACGTGGACCTCCTATCTCCTGTCTCAACATCCGGAGATTGAAGCGGCCTTCTTCACGGAGGTGGACGGCGTTCTCGGCCGCCGGCCTCCGTCAGCCGAAGATCTTTCGAGGCTCACATACACTGGGATGGTGCTGGCGGAATCCATTCGGCTCTATCCGCCCACCTGGATTTTTATTCGGGTGGCGCTGGAAGAGGATAAATTGCCGAGCGGTGCAGTCATTCCTGCGGGAGTGAAAATCTATTTGTGTCCGTATGTCATGCATCGCAACCCGCAATATTTCTCTGACCCTGAGCGGTTTAACCCAGAACGGTTTACCGAAACGGCCAAGAAAGAGCGGCCGCAGTTTGCGTATTTTCCGTTCGGCGGCGGGGCCCGGGTTTGCATTGGGGAGCACTTTGCCAAGATGGAAGCGATTCTGACGCTTACCGCCATTGCCCAGCGGTTCAGATTGTCATTGGTGCCGGGGCAGGCGATTGTGCCGGAACCGAAAATGACGTTGCGCCCCCAAAACGGGATCATGATGCGATTGCATCGGCGGGATTAG